One segment of Niabella beijingensis DNA contains the following:
- a CDS encoding BamA/TamA family outer membrane protein, protein MVKKHPKDAPFVFETRIKVGDAVTKDEKARLEAGLYEQLDDSIQSRKVDKVLWAVIKSPPRLDTAQISQSIQNMHYYLNAEGYFRDSISYSTAVKKVDDQQRATIQFYVWPRQVTRIDSLTYVLPGDSLQKVTDASLQNALIKKGNPFAQGPISSEMDRLVELYRNNGYLRFSRGLLFGLWDTLDVSLLEPTLDPLEQVAQLERLKNRRLNPTANLEIRTRPIEDSAAIRKYYVGNFTVYPNSNDTTGAGRKEAVLGNVTVIQNKYAFKPKIFPPNIYLKKGDPYDQRRYIRTLNRFNNIGSWRMVDIAQLPRDNQDTVDFAIRMLPAKKYNFTTNVEGSFSQSVLSGNFVGLGFSLGLQNRNFARAANLMSTNVNYLVELGRFTGGDIIQTQQFSATNTISYPRFIFPGLQGFKDNFRGNFRSLFIVSGASTERRYLFNLTSFSSSWGYEFGWRGRDYIRNNRTFNLSIKIPNIEYSYLIRRDSLDKMIAQNPSIKNLFSDGLITSTIAKFIMPWGDVNGRNTNVLRANFEESGLLTGLIRNSFMDQHLYRFAKLDVEYAKLYKWTKTSLVLRGFAGAGYELESTANPDKRTQLPFFKQYYSGGPNSMRAWQLRRLGPGSTIKSFQGSYSFPDRFGDMQLEANIEYRMPLFKMGGIPVNGAVFTDVGNVWLLKKEAGLEDEIFKLGRLGTDLAVGSGAGVRVDLGFFVIRLDYAYKVKDPSPSPDNVSYRNKLFAYPFIKGSQLQIGIGYPFIF, encoded by the coding sequence GTGGTAAAAAAACATCCAAAGGATGCTCCGTTTGTTTTTGAAACCCGGATAAAAGTAGGCGATGCGGTGACGAAAGATGAAAAAGCCCGGCTGGAGGCAGGACTTTATGAGCAGCTGGACGATAGCATCCAGTCGCGTAAAGTGGATAAGGTATTGTGGGCGGTAATAAAAAGCCCTCCGCGGCTGGATACCGCACAGATCAGCCAGTCGATACAGAACATGCACTACTACCTGAATGCAGAGGGGTATTTCCGGGACTCGATCAGTTATTCAACAGCGGTAAAAAAAGTAGATGACCAGCAGCGCGCCACCATTCAGTTTTATGTGTGGCCAAGACAGGTAACAAGGATCGACTCGCTGACCTATGTATTGCCGGGCGACAGCCTGCAGAAAGTGACCGACGCATCGCTTCAGAACGCGCTTATAAAAAAAGGGAACCCGTTCGCGCAGGGGCCGATCTCTTCGGAAATGGACCGGCTGGTGGAGCTGTACCGGAACAACGGGTATCTCCGGTTCTCTCGGGGATTGCTGTTCGGCCTCTGGGACACGCTTGATGTATCGTTGCTGGAACCCACACTGGACCCGCTGGAACAGGTAGCGCAGCTGGAGCGGCTTAAAAACAGGCGACTTAATCCTACGGCCAACCTGGAGATCCGGACACGACCGATTGAAGACAGTGCTGCCATCCGGAAATATTATGTGGGGAATTTTACCGTGTATCCCAACAGCAACGATACCACAGGCGCCGGCCGGAAGGAAGCGGTGCTGGGCAATGTTACGGTCATCCAGAATAAATATGCATTCAAGCCGAAGATATTCCCGCCGAATATTTATCTCAAAAAAGGTGATCCCTATGATCAGCGCCGCTATATCCGGACACTGAACCGCTTTAATAATATCGGTTCGTGGCGCATGGTGGACATTGCCCAGCTGCCCCGTGACAACCAGGATACGGTGGATTTTGCCATCCGGATGCTGCCCGCAAAAAAATATAATTTTACCACCAATGTGGAAGGCAGTTTCAGCCAGAGCGTTCTTTCCGGCAACTTCGTAGGACTGGGTTTCAGCCTGGGGCTGCAGAACAGGAACTTTGCGCGGGCGGCCAACCTGATGAGCACCAATGTGAACTACCTGGTAGAACTGGGCCGGTTTACAGGAGGAGATATTATACAAACGCAGCAGTTCAGCGCTACCAATACCATTTCCTATCCCCGGTTCATTTTCCCCGGTTTGCAGGGTTTTAAGGATAATTTCAGAGGAAACTTCCGGTCGCTGTTTATCGTGAGCGGTGCCAGTACCGAGCGTCGTTACCTGTTCAATCTTACTTCCTTCAGCAGTTCCTGGGGGTACGAATTTGGCTGGCGCGGAAGGGATTATATCCGTAATAACCGCACGTTTAACCTGTCGATCAAAATACCCAATATTGAATACTCGTACCTGATACGCAGGGACAGTCTGGATAAAATGATCGCCCAGAACCCTTCTATCAAGAACCTGTTTTCGGACGGGCTGATCACCTCTACCATTGCCAAGTTTATTATGCCCTGGGGCGATGTGAATGGCCGGAATACCAATGTGCTGCGGGCTAATTTTGAAGAATCGGGTCTGTTGACGGGGCTGATCCGGAATAGTTTTATGGATCAGCATTTATACCGGTTTGCCAAACTGGATGTGGAGTATGCCAAATTGTATAAATGGACAAAGACCTCACTGGTGCTGCGCGGGTTTGCAGGGGCAGGCTATGAGCTGGAATCCACGGCCAATCCGGATAAGCGTACACAGCTGCCCTTCTTTAAACAATATTACAGCGGCGGACCCAACAGTATGCGGGCCTGGCAGTTGCGAAGGCTTGGGCCTGGCTCCACTATAAAAAGCTTCCAGGGGTCCTACAGCTTCCCTGATCGCTTTGGTGATATGCAGCTGGAGGCGAATATTGAATACCGGATGCCCCTGTTTAAAATGGGAGGGATACCTGTGAACGGTGCTGTATTTACAGATGTGGGAAATGTATGGCTGCTCAAAAAAGAGGCGGGCCTGGAGGACGAGATATTCAAGCTGGGCCGGCTGGGTACTGATCTTGCCGTTGGCTCCGGGGCGGGCGTTCGGGTCGATCTTGGTTTTTTTGTGATCCGCCTGGATTATGCATATAAGGTAAAGGAC
- a CDS encoding TrmH family RNA methyltransferase has product MLSKSEIKYIQSLFQKKFRDTENCYLAEGPKIVDEALKTPGVTVKKVWALEQWIQIHAVLHPQTDITAVAAFELEKISQLKTPNEVVALIEKPPHNSAPDCRTSLVLALDGIQDPGNLGTIVRIADWFGVPGIVCSLDCADVYNSKVVQATMGSLFRIPVIYAGLSAWLQDQNEVPVYGAVLDGTPLGKSAPATSGVLVIGNESKGIRKEVTACITEKITIERIGGAESLNAAVATGILLSHLKL; this is encoded by the coding sequence ATGCTCAGTAAATCTGAAATCAAATATATTCAAAGTTTGTTCCAAAAAAAATTCAGGGATACAGAAAACTGTTACCTGGCCGAAGGGCCAAAAATAGTGGATGAAGCCCTGAAAACACCCGGTGTGACTGTTAAAAAGGTCTGGGCGCTGGAACAATGGATACAGATCCACGCAGTATTACATCCTCAAACCGATATAACTGCAGTAGCGGCCTTCGAACTGGAGAAGATCTCCCAGCTGAAAACCCCTAATGAAGTGGTCGCTCTTATCGAAAAGCCGCCGCATAACAGCGCTCCGGACTGCCGGACCAGCCTGGTACTGGCCCTGGACGGGATCCAGGACCCTGGCAACCTGGGTACTATTGTGCGTATTGCTGATTGGTTTGGTGTGCCGGGTATCGTTTGCAGTCTGGATTGCGCCGATGTTTATAACAGCAAGGTAGTTCAGGCCACCATGGGCAGTCTGTTCCGGATACCGGTGATCTATGCCGGTCTTTCCGCCTGGCTGCAAGACCAGAACGAGGTACCTGTGTATGGTGCTGTGCTCGATGGTACACCTTTGGGCAAAAGCGCCCCGGCAACCAGCGGCGTTCTGGTGATCGGTAATGAATCCAAAGGCATCCGCAAAGAAGTAACGGCCTGTATCACCGAAAAAATAACCATAGAACGGATCGGGGGCGCCGAATCGTTGAACGCCGCCGTGGCTACGGGTATCTTATTATCGCATCTGAAGCTGTGA
- a CDS encoding ABC transporter permease produces MNTASFIAHRIAFNKQRSFSRFIIRLSVIATAISVAVMIITLAFANGFQQKVSEKVFSFWGHIRIQEMAPYQYVVSEEIPITASPALVAQIKKNPQVTTVQPFATRYAIVKTKDDLEGVLVKGVDSTYNFKNLQSFIRRGRPPVFKDSTYSREIMISEYTATQMKLDTGSRVLIYFIRPDNSLRPDRLTVTGIYKTGIEEYDKTFAIGDIRLIRRLNDWEPDQIGGYEIFLKDYKQIGAVSDELTRLPQMPEEWDAQDIKNFAPNIFDWLNMQDVTRNLLIAIMIVVAVINLITCLIILVLERMRMIGVLKAVGATDWTVQKIFLRHSLLITLSGIAAGAAGALGLLYVQVRTGFIKLDESAYYLSQAAVKISSWEVLAICAGTFLVCLLVLLIPTYIVKKVQVVKAIHFR; encoded by the coding sequence TTGAACACAGCTTCCTTTATTGCCCACCGGATCGCCTTTAATAAACAGCGTTCTTTTTCACGGTTTATAATCAGATTGTCGGTTATAGCCACGGCGATCAGTGTGGCGGTAATGATCATTACGCTGGCTTTTGCCAATGGTTTTCAGCAGAAGGTAAGCGAAAAAGTATTCAGTTTTTGGGGGCATATCCGTATCCAGGAGATGGCCCCTTATCAATATGTCGTATCGGAAGAAATACCCATTACGGCCAGTCCGGCACTGGTGGCGCAGATAAAAAAGAATCCGCAGGTGACCACCGTACAGCCTTTTGCCACCCGTTATGCAATTGTAAAAACAAAAGATGACCTGGAAGGAGTACTGGTAAAGGGAGTGGACAGTACGTATAATTTCAAAAATCTGCAATCCTTTATCCGGCGCGGCCGTCCACCCGTATTTAAAGATTCCACCTATAGCCGGGAGATCATGATCTCGGAGTATACTGCCACACAAATGAAGCTGGATACGGGCAGCAGGGTGCTGATCTATTTTATACGTCCTGATAATTCCCTGCGTCCGGACCGCCTTACAGTAACCGGGATCTATAAAACCGGGATCGAAGAGTATGATAAGACCTTTGCCATCGGGGATATCCGACTGATCCGCCGGCTGAACGACTGGGAGCCGGATCAGATCGGGGGATATGAGATCTTTTTGAAAGACTATAAACAGATCGGGGCCGTATCCGATGAGCTGACCCGTTTACCGCAAATGCCGGAGGAATGGGATGCCCAGGACATCAAAAATTTCGCACCCAATATTTTTGACTGGCTCAATATGCAGGATGTAACACGGAACCTGCTGATCGCTATTATGATCGTTGTAGCGGTCATCAACCTGATCACCTGCCTGATCATCCTGGTGCTGGAACGTATGCGGATGATCGGGGTGCTGAAAGCTGTTGGTGCCACAGACTGGACCGTACAGAAGATCTTTCTGCGCCACAGCCTGCTGATCACGCTTTCCGGCATTGCCGCGGGGGCAGCTGGTGCGTTGGGATTGCTGTATGTGCAGGTAAGGACCGGCTTTATAAAACTGGATGAAAGTGCCTATTACCTCAGCCAGGCGGCAGTAAAGATCTCGTCCTGGGAAGTGCTTGCCATTTGTGCCGGAACCTTCCTGGTATGCCTGCTGGTACTGCTGATCCCCACCTATATTGTAAAAAAAGTACAGGTGGTAAAGGCGATTCATTTCAGGTAG
- the fsa gene encoding fructose-6-phosphate aldolase — MKFFIDTANLDQIKEANELGILDGVTTNPSLMAKEGIKGQDAIVKHYKDICEMVDGDISAEVVSTEFKDIIEEGKKLAAIHPNIVVKVPMIKDGVKAIKWFTDNGIKTNCTLVFNAGQAILCAKAGAKYVSPFVGRIDDSGWDGVQLVEQIVHIYNIQGFKTQVLAASMRSANHIIRCAEVGAHVVTSPLDAILGLLKHPLTDSGLAKFLDDAKKLQ, encoded by the coding sequence ATGAAATTTTTTATTGATACCGCGAATTTAGACCAGATCAAAGAAGCTAATGAACTGGGGATCCTTGACGGAGTTACCACCAACCCCTCCCTGATGGCGAAGGAAGGGATCAAGGGGCAGGATGCGATCGTCAAGCATTATAAGGATATCTGTGAGATGGTGGATGGGGATATCAGCGCAGAAGTGGTAAGCACCGAGTTTAAGGATATTATTGAAGAAGGAAAAAAACTGGCCGCCATCCATCCGAACATAGTGGTGAAAGTGCCGATGATCAAGGACGGTGTAAAAGCGATCAAATGGTTTACGGATAATGGCATAAAGACCAATTGTACGCTTGTATTCAACGCAGGACAGGCTATTTTATGTGCAAAGGCAGGCGCAAAATATGTGTCCCCGTTTGTAGGCAGGATCGATGACAGCGGCTGGGATGGTGTACAGCTGGTAGAGCAGATCGTGCACATCTACAATATACAGGGCTTTAAAACGCAGGTGCTGGCGGCCTCCATGCGCAGCGCCAACCATATTATCCGTTGCGCTGAAGTGGGTGCACATGTGGTTACCAGTCCGCTGGATGCCATTCTCGGATTGCTGAAGCACCCGCTTACGGACAGCGGATTAGCGAAATTTTTAGATGATGCAAAGAAGCTTCAATAA
- the dinB gene encoding DNA polymerase IV: protein MSDPKPYIVHFDLDSFFVAVEILLDPSLKGKPVIVGGSAKRGVVSTCSYEARKYGVHSAMPMQTAMRLCPHAVVLRGHYEEYGKYSALVTDIIASKVPLYQKASIDEFYCDLTGMDRFFGVSQYTRQLREYIIKETRLPISCGLSSAKFISKMATNEAKPNGFLEIPHGKEKDFLWPLGIEKINGVGKQTEQRLRKMGLHTIRDIALTPKDLLISQLGKWGEDLWRKSQGIGSGEIEQHWEQKSMSHETTFHDNQLDTDFLHRKLVALTERNAYDLRQDNKLTGCITVKIRYSDFETTSRQEAIPYTALDDELIKKAKMIFDKFYQQGRPVRLIGVRFSQLADDGMQMDLFNRQHEKLNLYKAVDAIKNRFGKTAVSKAVTSGPKNESKK from the coding sequence GTGAGTGATCCGAAGCCTTATATTGTTCATTTTGACCTGGATTCCTTTTTTGTAGCAGTGGAGATCCTCCTGGACCCCTCCTTAAAGGGCAAGCCGGTAATTGTAGGTGGTTCAGCAAAGCGGGGCGTTGTATCTACCTGCAGCTATGAGGCCCGTAAATACGGCGTGCATTCTGCCATGCCCATGCAGACGGCGATGCGGCTCTGTCCCCATGCTGTTGTGCTGCGGGGGCACTACGAGGAGTATGGAAAATATTCGGCTTTGGTCACGGATATCATCGCGTCCAAAGTACCCCTGTACCAGAAAGCTTCGATCGATGAATTCTATTGTGATCTTACCGGGATGGACCGTTTCTTTGGCGTAAGCCAGTATACCCGCCAGCTCCGGGAATACATCATTAAAGAGACCCGTCTTCCCATCTCCTGCGGGTTATCATCGGCAAAATTCATCAGCAAAATGGCCACCAATGAAGCCAAACCCAATGGGTTTTTAGAGATCCCTCATGGAAAGGAAAAAGATTTCCTGTGGCCCCTGGGTATCGAAAAAATCAATGGTGTGGGAAAACAGACGGAGCAGCGGCTGCGTAAAATGGGGTTGCATACGATCCGCGATATTGCCCTTACTCCAAAGGACCTGCTGATCAGTCAGCTGGGTAAATGGGGCGAAGACCTCTGGAGAAAATCACAGGGTATCGGTAGCGGGGAAATAGAGCAGCACTGGGAGCAGAAAAGCATGAGCCATGAGACAACGTTTCATGACAATCAACTGGACACGGATTTCTTACACAGAAAACTGGTGGCCCTCACAGAGCGCAATGCCTACGATCTGCGGCAGGACAATAAACTGACGGGCTGCATCACCGTAAAGATCCGTTACAGCGATTTTGAAACCACCAGCAGGCAGGAGGCCATACCCTACACGGCACTGGACGATGAACTGATCAAAAAAGCAAAAATGATCTTTGATAAATTTTACCAGCAGGGACGCCCGGTACGGTTGATCGGTGTGCGTTTCAGCCAGCTGGCAGACGACGGGATGCAGATGGATCTGTTCAACCGTCAGCATGAGAAACTGAACCTGTATAAGGCTGTTGATGCCATCAAAAACCGTTTTGGAAAAACAGCGGTTTCAAAAGCGGTGACCAGCGGCCCGAAAAACGAAAGTAAAAAATGA
- a CDS encoding DinB family protein, giving the protein MKKTELIAQHLMDVHNGENWTSVTITDVIGDVSWNEAYTPVPFSPNTIASLLNHISYWNQVVAERGLGIKPVIADHNGFDIPEAAPEHWEAIKTELFRSAAALAEVIRRFDEEKLDAPILPEHSSAYKNFQGQVEHAHYHLGQILLLKKYLRWAG; this is encoded by the coding sequence ATGAAAAAAACGGAATTGATCGCGCAGCACCTGATGGATGTACACAACGGTGAAAACTGGACCAGCGTAACCATTACCGATGTGATCGGTGATGTGAGCTGGAATGAAGCATATACACCGGTACCGTTTTCACCCAATACCATTGCGTCTTTGTTAAACCATATCAGTTACTGGAACCAGGTAGTGGCAGAGCGGGGGCTGGGGATAAAACCGGTGATAGCGGACCACAACGGCTTTGATATCCCGGAAGCGGCTCCGGAACATTGGGAAGCGATTAAAACAGAATTATTCCGGTCGGCTGCCGCACTGGCGGAAGTGATCCGCCGTTTTGACGAAGAAAAACTGGATGCTCCCATATTGCCGGAACATAGCAGTGCTTACAAAAACTTTCAGGGGCAGGTGGAGCATGCCCATTATCACCTGGGACAGATCCTGCTGCTAAAGAAATACCTTCGGTGGGCAGGCTAA
- a CDS encoding SGNH/GDSL hydrolase family protein encodes MKRLQLTTAFLLIFFISAVTAQTRWYNPLQSEAPVIQNQGWSTEIGHTFTRLPERAEKEVRKVVWNLSKNAAGLSIHFYSSAPEITVRYNVKGPFAMNHMPATGVSGVDLYAIDEEGRWKRAWGIYSFSDTIVYQYKNLFPSRYHKKGFEYRLYLPLYNSVNWLEIGVPEDAYFEFIPVLKEKPVIVYGTSIAQGGCASRPAMGWTNILSRKLDYPVVNLAFSGNGPFEKAVVDLINEQDAAAYVFDCLPNMGALSQEEVYNRIIYGVTTIRKQHKAPILLTDHIGYFNDQTDSTRAVIWQRLNATQWKAYNALKQQGVQDLYYLTRDSIRFPEDGTVDYVHPNDLGMQAYADAYERQLRAVLKMPAGSLVTEHPISQRREAGGYEWKKRHEQELQLNVQQPPVNVIIGNSITHYWAGEPKAHIARGEKSWNRYLAGFRNMGFGWDRIENVLWRIYHGELDGFSAKNIVLMIGTNNIGNCTDDEIVKGIDFLLQQIRQRQPQAHIKLVGILPRRNTETRIVSLNKRLQQVAGSRRLQFADPGKHLLLPSGKIDESLFTDGLHPNEDGYSRLAPEIAPGH; translated from the coding sequence ATGAAACGATTACAACTTACCACTGCCTTTTTACTGATCTTTTTTATTTCCGCCGTAACTGCCCAAACCCGCTGGTACAACCCGCTTCAATCCGAAGCACCCGTGATCCAGAACCAGGGATGGAGCACCGAAATCGGCCATACTTTTACCCGCCTGCCCGAAAGAGCAGAAAAAGAGGTCCGCAAAGTGGTATGGAATCTTTCCAAAAATGCCGCCGGCCTCAGCATTCATTTTTATTCCAGCGCACCCGAGATCACCGTCCGTTACAATGTTAAGGGGCCTTTTGCCATGAATCATATGCCCGCCACAGGTGTATCGGGGGTGGACCTGTACGCTATTGATGAGGAGGGGCGGTGGAAACGGGCCTGGGGTATTTACTCCTTTTCAGACACCATCGTTTATCAGTATAAAAATCTTTTTCCCAGCCGCTATCATAAAAAAGGATTTGAATACCGGCTGTACCTGCCGCTCTACAACAGTGTAAACTGGCTGGAAATAGGGGTTCCGGAAGATGCTTATTTTGAATTCATTCCCGTACTGAAGGAAAAACCGGTTATTGTTTATGGTACTTCCATCGCCCAGGGCGGATGTGCTTCGCGGCCTGCAATGGGCTGGACCAATATCTTATCGCGCAAACTCGATTACCCGGTTGTCAACCTTGCGTTTTCAGGGAATGGCCCGTTTGAAAAGGCAGTGGTAGATCTCATCAACGAACAGGATGCAGCCGCTTATGTATTTGACTGTCTTCCCAATATGGGAGCGCTTTCCCAGGAAGAAGTATACAACCGGATCATTTACGGAGTGACAACAATCCGTAAACAGCACAAGGCCCCCATCCTTCTCACCGACCATATCGGATACTTTAATGATCAGACCGATTCCACAAGAGCGGTCATCTGGCAGCGGTTAAATGCCACACAATGGAAAGCCTATAACGCATTAAAGCAACAGGGTGTACAGGATCTTTACTATCTGACCAGGGATTCGATCCGGTTCCCGGAAGATGGCACAGTGGATTATGTACATCCTAATGATCTTGGCATGCAGGCGTACGCAGATGCTTATGAACGGCAACTACGGGCCGTTTTAAAAATGCCGGCAGGCAGCCTGGTTACGGAACACCCCATAAGCCAGCGAAGGGAAGCGGGTGGTTACGAATGGAAAAAAAGACATGAACAGGAGTTGCAGCTGAACGTCCAGCAGCCGCCCGTAAATGTGATCATTGGCAATTCCATTACCCATTACTGGGCCGGCGAGCCAAAAGCGCATATCGCGCGGGGCGAAAAAAGCTGGAACCGGTATCTGGCCGGTTTCCGCAATATGGGCTTTGGATGGGACCGTATTGAAAATGTGCTGTGGCGCATCTATCATGGTGAACTTGACGGTTTTTCCGCAAAGAATATCGTGCTGATGATCGGCACCAACAATATCGGCAATTGTACGGATGATGAAATAGTGAAAGGCATCGATTTTTTATTGCAACAGATCCGTCAACGGCAACCACAGGCGCATATCAAACTGGTGGGTATCCTTCCGAGAAGAAATACCGAAACACGCATCGTTTCTTTAAACAAACGGTTGCAGCAGGTAGCCGGAAGCCGCCGGCTGCAATTTGCAGACCCGGGAAAACACCTGCTGCTGCCCTCCGGTAAAATAGATGAATCGCTGTTTACTGATGGGCTGCATCCCAATGAGGACGGGTATTCCAGGCTGGCCCCGGAAATAGCGCCGGGCCATTGA
- a CDS encoding ribosome maturation factor RimM: MKQEEYISIGKIAGVYGLRGEIVLQHALGDTTFEALRKIFTRDTAGNFFPWFVESVRVKNETEAYLKLEEVNTPEQARPMVRKEAWFSAEDFKRYASKTAPISLLGYTVKDGKQVLGVIQEVIEQPHQVLCRLTVRGREVWIPLHEESLKKVDHRYKNITVQLPDGLLDIYLG; the protein is encoded by the coding sequence ATGAAACAGGAAGAGTACATCAGCATCGGAAAAATAGCAGGTGTTTACGGGCTCAGGGGGGAAATCGTGTTGCAGCACGCCCTTGGAGATACGACATTTGAAGCGCTCCGGAAAATATTCACGAGGGATACAGCAGGAAATTTTTTCCCCTGGTTTGTGGAAAGCGTCCGGGTGAAGAATGAAACAGAGGCATATCTGAAGCTGGAAGAGGTCAACACCCCGGAGCAGGCCCGCCCCATGGTACGCAAAGAAGCCTGGTTCAGCGCAGAAGATTTTAAACGGTATGCCAGTAAAACGGCGCCCATCAGCCTCCTGGGCTATACGGTAAAGGATGGGAAACAGGTACTTGGTGTTATCCAGGAAGTAATAGAACAACCCCACCAGGTGTTGTGCCGCCTCACTGTCCGCGGCAGGGAAGTGTGGATTCCGCTGCATGAAGAAAGTCTGAAAAAAGTAGACCACCGGTATAAAAATATTACCGTACAACTGCCGGATGGGTTGCTGGATATTTACCTGGGCTAG
- a CDS encoding DUF4280 domain-containing protein: protein MAQKEKVVHGALCKCQFGTTPDKLAVLTHKKWYANDKEGSEKLLATHKDIGVPFQSKTFGSCKKMNNSACVPSITKWEGYYEKEKYDPPGGYVLVEDCKATCAVAGTACIEIVKSGQIGKPTKKNMENADPEQQANVNPLVNMKEMNKIDPYDFLNIN, encoded by the coding sequence ATGGCTCAAAAAGAAAAAGTGGTTCATGGCGCTCTTTGCAAATGCCAGTTTGGAACCACTCCGGATAAGCTGGCGGTGCTCACCCATAAGAAATGGTATGCCAATGATAAGGAAGGCAGCGAAAAGTTGCTGGCGACCCATAAGGACATCGGCGTTCCGTTTCAGAGCAAAACCTTTGGCTCCTGTAAAAAGATGAACAATAGTGCCTGTGTACCAAGCATTACAAAATGGGAGGGGTATTACGAAAAAGAAAAGTATGATCCCCCCGGGGGATATGTGCTGGTAGAGGATTGTAAGGCTACCTGCGCTGTTGCCGGTACGGCTTGTATTGAGATCGTCAAGAGCGGTCAGATAGGAAAGCCCACGAAAAAGAATATGGAAAATGCCGATCCGGAACAGCAGGCGAATGTGAATCCATTAGTGAATATGAAAGAAATGAACAAGATTGATCCGTATGATTTTTTGAACATAAACTAA